Genomic segment of Plasmodium vinckei vinckei genome assembly, chromosome: PVVCY_10:
gctatatttttatattattttttataaaaggtaatattattttttttctctcaATCTTATCATaacttaatattttataagcacatacatatatatccCTATTcgatttattataaaatatgtatatgtaatcttatactatatttatatagattatatatacatattagtgatattattttgtataattttattgaggaatatttggaaaatattcccattttttttatcagttcatatcctttttatttttgttcttttattttttttttctatgacatatatatgtccCTATACTTTTGTAAACAGATTAATCAGTTGCccttttaaaaacaaacaaattgcttgtacatataaaaaatgtatgttCATTGTTTTACTAAATAAAGATCATTGGTAAgactttatatatatgtctaTATCTCAttccattttaaaaaaagaatattttaattcgAAAGGtgtaatatatgtatacacatatttattttttgtgtgtgCTACTTTAAAACgatcatttaaaaatattcaacACTTTTAATAATcaaagtaaaaaatgaaatattactATAATACTTAACCtcgatatatttatatattatttataaaaaattaaaatacaaataaattaaaatatatacacttTTCCAGctaaataaacaattttcTTACATGTCTGCGatcacatatttttaaataattaagacaagaaagaaaaaaacatatttttaaaacaatatttattacactaaaaaaataattaaacaGATTAAtccttattatataaaactcACACAAATTTGGCATTTGAAATTTTGTttactatattttaaaacaaaattaattaatagaACAATGgtatgataatattttaaaccCTATCTACATATGTAACTATAATTAgcttattaaatatgttaaattataaaccAACAAATATGCCTTACCATTTTAATActgataatatttatggTAACCTTTCTTTACCTTTAATGGTCATATCCAttcttaatatatttttatttttttaatacaaatataaaataaaataatctaAAACAAgctaaaataaattatattcatcatataaatttatatgcttatttacacatttaatttgtttttcacccccttttttaataagttAACTATctataaaatgaataatttatacaagaaaaaagaatttCTAACATTTTTCCTACTAATTTTAgtttacaaaatatgtaaCTTTTAATTATAGAATGCATTTAAAAAACTGTTCATGCCATTTGTTCACTTTTTCATATCTTTTATTGTTAAGGAAATTCATTCCATACAATTTCTCgctctatatttatatggttgtatttttttttgcttatttaaataaaccTCTTATCCATAGATAATTATTGTAACTCATAAAAACTTTATCTTtgatgtttatttttttataattaccTCATGTAGTATTATAACAATTGTAGAAAATGCATTTCcaacattattatattttatagtattattattctgAACGTACAGAATATTATgtgcataaaaaatacaaaaaaaaaaaaaaaatatatagcttGCCCtttatagatatattaaaaaatacatttagtattttttctgtaattttccaaaaataaaaaataagtacTACTATATaagattatttttatagatttgacaaaattattttctctcttgaatatttaatacTATCACCATGAAATaagttttaattttgtgaaaaaaacaaaaacaatatatcatatgtatatttgtatGCCGCTTTTGCAGAACATTGTAAATTTTAGCTTTTTTAGtcgtatttatattttttccatttattttacaatgTTTCTACAATCAGGAAAATAGTTTATATTCTGTAGAAAAAAGGCAAAGgcaagaaaaagaaataacaaaataaatgaagaatGTGAAATAGGTATACAAAATAAGCCAAATCAGTTGTactacaaaattatatgtgatatcctttttaattatagtATAAGTTATTATTCCATTCTAATTTTTAACACAAAAATGTTCAAAAACAAAGTAAcattatcaaataaaaacttCCTGGGTAACAAAGATCGAAAAAAGTAATCCCctattttttatccttatatattttacattatttgtatatcacaaacatatatttatatacttgCATGTGTGTGTGCAAATATGTTTATGCTCTATATATTATGGTTATTTAGAGAAtgcattaaaaattatgaccAGTCATGTGAAATTGAAGAATGTCCATATTAATTCGTAGCTCACCAATTATCAAATAGCTACTATgaccaaaaaaaatatgaaccgTTAATATTAcgttttcattattttttttttttttttttagactagccataattttaaaaagcaCATTTAACattgaaaatgatgaagataTTAATGAATTATTAGACAAAGAAGATTCGAGCATTTGTAAAGTacaaaagaagaaaattactatatatttttcaaagaATAATCCTGTTCTAGTtagtattaataatataatttttccaACAGTTTATACCCTATGGAAATTTCCACGTATAATTCCTTGTTTTGTCATATATCCGCCTGCTTCCGAATTTTTACTAAGAGGAGCAGATTTAATGATTCCAggaatatgtaaaaatatagaagatTTAGATAAGCTTAAACCTGGGGTAATATGGGGGGTCAGAGTTTTTAATaatccatatatttttgcagTAGGAGAATGTTGTGttgaatttaataataataatatgaaaaatttatatacctCAAAAGGTAAATgcttaaaattaattcacACATTTACTGATGAATTATGGAAATTAGGGTCCCTTGATATACCAGACATTagtttcaaaaataaaattatagatTCTGTAGAAAATATAGTTGACGATTTTACTGagtttaaaatatatggagaaaataataaaaatgtaaaaaaaaaaaataataataataaaattaataatgatgCCAAagtagaagaaaaaaataaagaaaagaaagATGAAAAGGGAAAATTTGGATGGTCTTCTGATTCTGATATACCTGAAGTTAATAAAAGTGACTCAGAAAAAGTAACagaaaaggaaaatgaaaaaacacATAAGGGCTCGTCTAATGAAAGATATTTAGCAAATTTTTACAAGCattttgatataatattgaaaaataaaaataaagaaacaaaTGCCCAGAGTGAATTAAAATCGAAAAACTCCAAAGCAGGTACAACCACTACTgctagtaataataattgtgATAAAAGGgaatatatacatgatCTTAATTCTATGGACAATGATGTAAATTTAAGTAAAGAAAATCATATGGATAAAGAAGATAATTGGGAAGATCTTGAAGAATCAATAGCCagtgtaaataataaaaattctatATTGTCTGAAATCGAAgatgataattttaaaagcGAAAGGGAAGAACCTATTTTTAGTGGAGAtgaaaattgtataaataaagaaaaagacaTAATTAGTGAACAAAGtgatagtaataaaaatttgaaaaataaaaaacaaagaaacaaaaaaaataaaagtgaaagaaaaaaaaaagacaaacaTGAACATAATGAAGATGATTATTCAAATGATGAGAATGGAGAggaaaacaaaacaaatgaatatgatagaaataataacaaaaattgtaataatatattcgaATTAAAAACAGAACAACAAGATAAActtttattgtatttatttcttgaatcaatttattatattacaGATGAAAGTTTACCAATTGATGTTTCAGGAATTTATAGTAAAATGACAAAAGAATGTTCATACATccacaaaaataaaatatttcttgaAGACcttgaaaatgataatgtaccttatgaaataataaacaaaattaataaaaaagaaataaatatattattagatGTCAAAAAATctagttataaaaaattaataaaatttattcaaCATtgttcaaaaataaaattaataaaaattaaagaaaaccGAAATATTGTTTcaattgtaaatataaataaaaatcactctttattttcttcatataaatctatggatataaatgagaaaaaaaaatgtgataatgaaaatagtaaaaatgaaaatacagTCTCAAATAGTAAAGGAGCACAAGTACTAGAATTTTATATGCCTTCAACAAAaactttaaatatatttaagcatatagataaaaaaacggaaaaaaatacttatTTTACTATAAAAGAATTAAGAGAAATATTTCACGCATATATtactttaaataatttacaatcagataaagataaaagattaataaaaataaattatgatataCAAGCATTTTTATCACCAGAAAAATACGATAATATGTTACCATATGATATTGctgttaataaatttatttccttACAACAACCTTGTTATGCTATAGTTAAACCAAATGCTAATTTTGATATTGAtccaataaaaataataaaaggtGTATGCCCAtctatacatatttattccGTTGCTCGAAtgaaaggaaaaaaatatgtaacaCACATAACTAacctttatttattttatgtagaTCTTCAAAAATTTTCTGAACAAATACAA
This window contains:
- a CDS encoding translation initiation factor SUI1, putative, with translation MFKNKVTLSNKNFLGNKDRKKLAIILKSTFNIENDEDINELLDKEDSSICKVQKKKITIYFSKNNPVLVSINNIIFPTVYTLWKFPRIIPCFVIYPPASEFLLRGADLMIPGICKNIEDLDKLKPGVIWGVRVFNNPYIFAVGECCVEFNNNNMKNLYTSKGKCLKLIHTFTDELWKLGSLDIPDISFKNKIIDSVENIVDDFTEFKIYGENNKNVKKKNNNNKINNDAKVEEKNKEKKDEKGKFGWSSDSDIPEVNKSDSEKVTEKENEKTHKGSSNERYLANFYKHFDIILKNKNKETNAQSELKSKNSKAGTTTTASNNNCDKREYIHDLNSMDNDVNLSKENHMDKEDNWEDLEESIASVNNKNSILSEIEDDNFKSEREEPIFSGDENCINKEKDIISEQSDSNKNLKNKKQRNKKNKSERKKKDKHEHNEDDYSNDENGEENKTNEYDRNNNKNCNNIFELKTEQQDKLLLYLFLESIYYITDESLPIDVSGIYSKMTKECSYIHKNKIFLEDLENDNVPYEIINKINKKEINILLDVKKSSYKKLIKFIQHCSKIKLIKIKENRNIVSIVNINKNHSLFSSYKSMDINEKKKCDNENSKNENTVSNSKGAQVLEFYMPSTKTLNIFKHIDKKTEKNTYFTIKELREIFHAYITLNNLQSDKDKRLIKINYDIQAFLSPEKYDNMLPYDIAVNKFISLQQPCYAIVKPNANFDIDPIKIIKGVCPSIHIYSVARMKGKKYVTHITNLYLFYVDLQKFSEQIQKQLACSCSIVISPSTQKEEVLVQGNVVNQIHTILINNYFLPRKYIVLNVK